A genomic window from Cyprinus carpio isolate SPL01 chromosome B9, ASM1834038v1, whole genome shotgun sequence includes:
- the LOC122138426 gene encoding uncharacterized protein LOC122138426, giving the protein MIIRELDSGLYRLRIISSSSMNENVFIVAVYGVSAAERDKMKKKSVEKESVTLDPAVIKKQNDSMKWYFNDSLIAEITGDQNKICSDDECKERFRDRLKLDHQTGSLTIMNTRTTDSGEYKLENNRSRISIIKIFSVIVTAVPDSVAAVVVVVVVVVVLLVAIAAVIYYRHRKSTQERQNDTMDHSHDQGNGVDSVPLSEWHSINR; this is encoded by the exons atgatcATCAGAGAACTGGACTCTGGACTTTATCGTCTACGGATCATCAGTAGCAGCAGCATGAATGAAAATGTCTTCATTGTTGCTGTATATG gtgtttctgctgctgaacgagataaaatgaagaaaaagtcGGTGGAGAAggaatctgtcactttagatccggctgtaatcaaaaaacaaaatgattcaatgaaatggtattttaatgactctctcatcgctgaaatcactggagatcagaatAAGATCTGTTCAGATGatgagtgtaaagagagattcagagacagactgaagctggatcatcagactggatctctgaccatcatgaacaccagAACTACAGACTCTGGTGAATATAAACTAGAGAACAACCGTAGCAGAATCAGTATTATAAAGATATTCAGTGTTATTGTCACTG CTGTTCCAGATTcagttgctgctgttgttgttgttgttgttgttgttgtcgttctGCTGGTGGCTATAGCTGCTGTCATTTACTATCGCCACAGGAAATCTACACAAGAAAGACAAAATG ACACAATGGATCACAGTCATGATCAG GGAAATGGTGTCGACTCGGTTCCCTTATCAGAATGGCATTCCATTAATCGCTGA